The following coding sequences are from one Rutidosis leptorrhynchoides isolate AG116_Rl617_1_P2 chromosome 11, CSIRO_AGI_Rlap_v1, whole genome shotgun sequence window:
- the LOC139875135 gene encoding uncharacterized mitochondrial protein AtMg00810-like: MDEEYHALISNGTWKFNADGSMARYKARLVANGKSQQIGIDCDETFSPGFQRSRCDSSLFVYHHGSSTSYLLLYVDDIILTASSTSLLQTIIGQLSREFSMTDLGDLNYFLGISATCSSTGMFLSQKNYSIYILKHVDMVHGKPCRTPTDTLSKLDDTGPPVADPTLYRSFAGALQYLTFTRPDISYVVQQICLFMHDLREPHFLALKCILRYLRGTLDHGLQIHVTSTDGLVAYSDADWDGCPTTHRSTSGYCVFLCDNLLSWSSKHHEVISRSSAEAEYQGVANVVAETCCNVPIGRTNNKHIIWKQNQHQSQKAILISSER, translated from the exons ATGGATGAGGAATATCATGCTCTTATTTCTAATGGCACTTGG AAGTTTAATGCTGATGGTTCCATGGCTCGTTACAAAGCCAGGTTAGTTGCTAATGGAAAGAGCCAGCAGATTggcattgattgtgatgagactttcAGTCCG GGTTTTCAGCGGAGTCGATGTGACTCGTCTTTATTTGTATATCATCACGGGTCCTCTACATCATACCTTcttttatatgttgatgacattattcttACTGCATCGTCCACTTCGCTGCTACAGACCATCATTGGTCAGCTTAGTAGAGAGTTTTCTATGACTGATTTAGGGGACCTTAACTATTTTCTTGGCATTTCAGCCACTTGCAGCTCTACAGGCATGTTTCTTTCTCAGAAGAATTATTCTATATACATCTTAAAACATGTAGATATGGTACATGGCAAACCTTGTCGCACGCCTACCGACACATTGTCCAAATTAGACGACACCGGTCCACCTGTTGCTGATCCCACCTTGTATAGGAGTTTTGCAGGTGCTCTTCAGTATCTCACGTTCACTCGACCTGACATATCCTATGTTGTTCAACAGATTTGTCTTTTCATGCATGACCTACGGGAGCCACATTTTCTTGCTCTAAAATGCATTTTGCGCTACCTTCGTGGCACACTTGATCATGGGTTACAGATACATGTCACATCCACAGATGGCCTTGTTGCATATTCTGATGCTGATTGGGATGGGTGCCCCACAACACATCGCTCCACATCTGGCTATTGTGTTTTCCTTTGTGACAATCTATTATCATGGTCCTCGAAGCATCATGAGGTTATCTCGAGATCTAGTGCCGAGGCTGAATATCAGGGTGTAGCTAATGTTGTTGCTGAAACATGCTGTAATGTCCCAATCGGCCGAACAAATAACAAACATATAATTTGGAAACAAAATCAACACCAAAGCCAAAAGGCTATTCTTATTTCAAGTGAAAGATAA